From the genome of Scytonema hofmannii PCC 7110, one region includes:
- a CDS encoding pyridoxamine 5'-phosphate oxidase family protein: MTTLNNQNDKPGKQLTVTKRNQIKRVPQRGHYESQVIYEILDEGLVCHVGFVVDNQPYVIPTAYGRVGDELYIHGSPASRMLRSLIHGIEVCVTVTLLDGLVLARSAFHHSMNYRSVVIFGTATLVQDTQQKLEALKAFTEHIVPKRWAEVRQPNHQELEGTLVLSLPITEASAKVRTGPPKDDEVDYTLPVWAGVLPLKLVTGDAVPDSRLDTEVSLPNYVQKLRDS, from the coding sequence ATGACGACATTAAACAACCAAAACGATAAGCCGGGTAAACAGTTGACTGTGACAAAACGCAATCAAATTAAGCGGGTACCTCAACGCGGACATTACGAATCTCAAGTAATCTATGAAATTTTAGATGAAGGGTTAGTTTGCCACGTAGGGTTTGTTGTAGATAACCAGCCCTATGTTATTCCAACTGCTTACGGTCGAGTTGGAGACGAACTGTATATCCATGGTTCTCCTGCAAGTCGCATGCTTCGTTCTTTAATTCATGGTATCGAAGTTTGTGTTACAGTGACTTTACTAGATGGGTTAGTTCTAGCACGATCTGCATTTCACCACTCTATGAATTACCGTTCTGTCGTCATATTTGGTACGGCGACTCTCGTACAAGATACACAACAGAAGTTAGAAGCATTAAAAGCTTTTACCGAGCATATTGTACCGAAACGATGGGCAGAGGTACGACAACCCAATCATCAGGAATTAGAGGGAACTTTAGTGCTTTCCTTGCCCATAACAGAAGCTTCTGCCAAGGTGCGAACAGGACCACCAAAAGATGATGAGGTGGATTATACTTTACCCGTTTGGGCTGGTGTTTTGCCTTTAAAACTAGTCACAGGAGATGCAGTTCCAGACTCACGTTTGGATACTGAAGTGTCTTTACCAAATTATGTGCAAAAATTACGAGATAGCTAG